One genomic segment of Pirellulales bacterium includes these proteins:
- the trmB gene encoding tRNA (guanosine(46)-N7)-methyltransferase TrmB, with translation MSRRSLKKIDPALNLSEHLLTPEQLPRPWDAVRLFGRRAPLEVEVGSGKGLFLSAAATQWADHDFLGMEIAARYARFSAGRLAQRGLANARMIHGDARRVFAEFLPAECAAAVHVYFPDPWWKKRHQKRRVMSAPFLREIQRVLQPGGRLHFWTDVEEYFQATLELIAAATQWQGPISVAERAAQHDLDFHTHFERRMRLHGEAVHRAEFRRMQ, from the coding sequence ATGTCTCGTCGTTCGCTTAAGAAAATCGATCCGGCGTTAAATCTTTCAGAGCATTTGCTTACGCCGGAGCAACTGCCGCGACCGTGGGATGCTGTGCGCCTGTTCGGGCGCAGGGCGCCTTTGGAGGTGGAAGTAGGGAGCGGCAAGGGACTGTTTTTATCTGCGGCGGCAACGCAGTGGGCCGATCACGATTTTTTGGGAATGGAAATCGCCGCCAGGTACGCGCGGTTTTCGGCGGGGCGACTGGCCCAGCGGGGACTGGCCAATGCGCGGATGATTCACGGCGATGCCCGGCGCGTGTTCGCGGAATTTCTGCCCGCGGAGTGCGCGGCGGCGGTGCACGTGTATTTTCCCGATCCCTGGTGGAAAAAGCGTCATCAAAAGCGGCGCGTGATGAGCGCGCCGTTTTTGCGCGAAATTCAGCGTGTGCTGCAACCCGGCGGCAGGCTCCATTTTTGGACCGACGTGGAAGAGTATTTTCAAGCCACGTTGGAATTGATCGCGGCCGCCACCCAATGGCAAGGGCCCATTTCAGTAGCCGAACGGGCTGCCCAGCACGACTTGGATTTCCACACCCACTTCGAACGCCGCATGCGCTTGCACGGCGAAGCCGTGCATCGGGCCGAATTCCGCCGAATGCAATAG
- a CDS encoding DUF4258 domain-containing protein yields the protein MDVRYFSDAETGEPHIYGHGISEAEVEYVLRHPGEDRPGRDDSRHALGQTAAGRYLHVIYVPDPDADSVFVVTAYELQGKPVYAYRRRFRRKGKQ from the coding sequence ATGGACGTTCGTTATTTTTCTGATGCAGAGACGGGAGAGCCGCACATTTATGGCCACGGAATTTCAGAAGCAGAAGTAGAATATGTATTGCGACATCCTGGAGAAGATCGGCCGGGTCGTGATGACTCTCGGCATGCACTGGGTCAAACCGCAGCCGGTCGATATTTGCATGTGATTTATGTGCCTGACCCGGATGCCGACAGCGTGTTTGTGGTGACCGCATACGAACTGCAGGGCAAACCAGTGTATGCATATCGACGGAGATTCCGTCGGAAGGGAAAACAATGA
- a CDS encoding glycosyltransferase family 2 protein, whose product MVRYSVIIPQHDRADEVRRQLPALAAVLDQLGQTYEMIVVDDGSAGPMLRLLEKLLTEYRSLRLLCVEPFCGLSVALDAGIRAARGEVLIALEPGLGYPPDQIPVLLSWLRRGDFVAGRRRKFGAAKLWHRISRIPRWALLGLDGHDPDCLFWAARREVFGELVLTAGTARYLPALVRQRGFRICEMYVEQQQRALPLQETQAHLGDLLAVWWHCRRWRNATVRELTVGGAAARPELRVVSTGDEMQPGSVGTDRPALGMNSASEVMARSVHSSPAVKSA is encoded by the coding sequence ATGGTTCGATATTCTGTCATCATTCCGCAGCATGATCGAGCGGACGAAGTGCGCCGGCAGTTGCCGGCGCTGGCGGCGGTGCTCGATCAGTTGGGCCAGACCTACGAAATGATTGTGGTGGACGATGGTTCTGCCGGCCCCATGCTGCGCTTACTGGAAAAATTGCTGACGGAATATCGTTCGCTGCGGCTGCTATGCGTGGAACCGTTTTGCGGACTGAGTGTGGCCCTGGACGCCGGCATTCGCGCGGCCCGGGGTGAGGTGTTGATTGCCTTGGAACCAGGCTTGGGATACCCGCCCGATCAAATTCCGGTCCTGTTGAGTTGGCTGCGGCGCGGAGATTTTGTGGCGGGCCGGCGTCGGAAATTTGGCGCGGCCAAACTGTGGCATCGCATCAGCCGTATTCCGCGGTGGGCGCTATTGGGCTTGGATGGGCACGATCCCGACTGCCTGTTTTGGGCCGCGCGGCGGGAAGTGTTTGGCGAGTTGGTGCTGACCGCCGGCACAGCGAGATATTTGCCGGCGCTCGTGCGGCAACGAGGCTTTCGCATTTGCGAAATGTACGTCGAACAGCAGCAGCGTGCGCTTCCGCTCCAAGAGACGCAGGCCCATCTGGGCGATTTATTGGCGGTGTGGTGGCATTGCCGCCGATGGCGAAACGCGACCGTCCGCGAATTGACGGTCGGCGGTGCTGCCGCCCGGCCAGAGTTGCGCGTTGTGAGCACGGGCGACGAAATGCAGCCTGGCTCGGTCGGGACAGACCGGCCCGCGTTGGGCATGAATTCGGCCAGCGAGGTTATGGCCCGCTCCGTTCACTCCTCGCCGGCGGTGAAAAGCGCATGA
- the lpxB gene encoding lipid-A-disaccharide synthase, with amino-acid sequence MKIFFSAGEPSGDVHGANVIRKLRQLRPDIQCVGYGGPEMAAAGCQLHVDLTALAVMWFLRVLLNLHKFLHLASRADRYFRHQRPDAVVLIDYPGFNWWIAWRAKAHGIPVLYYCPPQIWSWGSWRIKKIRRYVDHVLCTLPFEEKWFREQGCRATFVGHPFFDEVRRQQLDEQFLETMRQKSGRLITILPGSRTQEVQHNLKWFLKAAALVQVRFPKVRFAVAAFKPQQAQIAQQLIAQTKLPVEVYVRKTPELMQLAECCMACSGSVSLELLYHKKPTVILYWISPLAYRVQQCFRRVKYITLVNLLTAKELFPADTTPYSPSDPDAHRVLFPEYLTSEDKSLQIASHLIQWLASDDQRDGLIAQLAELKAKVGHGGASQTAAEMILAEADRHARLVPPKPHFVPGMIVASSDGGEKALLAAKQSNGDSPQRLDKAA; translated from the coding sequence ATGAAAATTTTCTTTTCGGCCGGGGAACCCAGCGGCGACGTGCACGGAGCGAACGTCATTCGCAAGCTGCGCCAATTGCGTCCGGATATTCAGTGTGTCGGCTATGGCGGCCCGGAAATGGCCGCCGCCGGTTGCCAGTTGCACGTTGATTTAACCGCTTTGGCCGTGATGTGGTTTTTGCGCGTGCTGTTGAACTTGCACAAATTTTTGCATTTGGCCAGCCGGGCCGATCGCTACTTTCGCCACCAGCGTCCCGATGCCGTGGTACTGATCGATTACCCCGGCTTCAATTGGTGGATTGCCTGGCGGGCCAAGGCGCACGGGATTCCGGTGTTGTATTATTGCCCGCCGCAAATTTGGTCGTGGGGGAGCTGGCGGATTAAAAAAATACGGCGGTATGTTGATCACGTGCTGTGTACATTGCCGTTTGAAGAAAAGTGGTTTCGCGAGCAAGGTTGCCGAGCGACCTTTGTGGGGCATCCGTTTTTTGACGAGGTACGGCGGCAGCAACTCGACGAACAATTTCTGGAAACCATGCGGCAGAAGTCGGGCCGGTTGATTACCATTTTGCCTGGCTCGCGCACGCAGGAAGTGCAGCACAACTTGAAATGGTTTTTGAAAGCGGCGGCGCTGGTGCAGGTGCGGTTTCCCAAGGTGCGCTTTGCGGTGGCCGCATTTAAGCCGCAGCAGGCACAAATTGCCCAGCAGTTGATCGCCCAAACCAAATTGCCAGTCGAAGTATACGTGCGCAAAACTCCAGAGCTGATGCAGTTGGCAGAATGCTGCATGGCGTGCAGCGGCTCGGTTTCGCTGGAACTTTTGTATCACAAAAAGCCCACGGTCATTTTGTATTGGATTAGTCCGTTGGCGTATCGAGTGCAACAGTGTTTTCGGCGCGTGAAATACATTACGCTGGTGAATTTGTTGACGGCCAAGGAATTGTTTCCGGCCGATACCACGCCGTACAGCCCCAGCGATCCGGATGCCCACCGCGTGCTGTTTCCCGAGTATTTGACCAGCGAAGACAAATCGCTGCAAATTGCGTCGCATTTAATTCAATGGCTGGCCAGCGATGACCAACGCGACGGCCTGATTGCTCAATTGGCGGAGCTGAAAGCGAAGGTTGGTCATGGCGGCGCTTCGCAAACGGCCGCCGAAATGATTCTCGCGGAAGCGGATCGACATGCGCGCCTTGTGCCCCCCAAGCCGCACTTTGTTCCCGGCATGATCGTGGCCAGCAGCGATGGCGGCGAGAAAGCACTGCTAGCCGCCAAACAGTCAAACGGCGACAGCCCGCAGCGGTTGGATAAAGCGGCCTGA
- the hpnE gene encoding hydroxysqualene dehydroxylase HpnE, with amino-acid sequence MGSPIVMSGTQAQPEHLPAGSITAPRIVIIGGGLAGLAAAVALADRNFHITLLEARRQLGGRAGSFRDPASDAWVDHCQHVSLGCCTNLADFCRRTGLAEWLRRDQTLYFFGPDGRRCDVSPSRWLPAPLHLLPSLLQLKYLSLRERLDIVSALRTLARTPAHADPAKLTMGQWLRTAGQTERAIELFWTPVIVSALSETVDRAAVPPVRKVFVDTFLAARGACELQVPSIPLGEFYGQRLEQWLRQHQIELRTECPAKQLIGNAQGVSEVILADGQRLPTEIVVLAAPWRRVDELLSDPLRAALPQLQQLAQLESAPITAVHLWFDRAITHLPHAVLPGRLSQWIFNHGVQAAAASSATPPGHYYQIVISASRELAAQSREAIIAQVQQDLVSIWPAAAKAKRLQARLITQQHAVFAPLVGSDQLRPPQQTPVPNLFLAGDWTATDWPATMEGAVRSGYLAAESVLARLGQHEKILAPDLPRPWLARWLVGS; translated from the coding sequence ATGGGAAGCCCTATCGTCATGAGCGGCACGCAGGCACAGCCGGAACACTTGCCCGCAGGAAGCATAACCGCCCCCCGCATCGTCATTATTGGCGGCGGATTGGCAGGCTTGGCCGCCGCCGTGGCATTGGCGGACCGCAACTTCCACATCACCTTGCTGGAAGCGCGGCGGCAACTGGGTGGGCGAGCGGGTTCCTTTCGCGATCCGGCCAGCGACGCCTGGGTCGATCACTGCCAGCATGTCAGCTTGGGCTGCTGCACCAACCTGGCTGATTTCTGTCGACGGACAGGCCTGGCCGAATGGCTCCGCCGCGACCAGACGCTTTATTTTTTTGGCCCGGACGGCCGCCGCTGCGATGTTTCACCTAGCCGCTGGCTGCCGGCGCCGTTGCACTTGTTGCCGTCGCTGTTGCAATTGAAATATCTCAGCCTGCGCGAACGGCTCGACATTGTTTCCGCACTTAGGACGTTGGCGCGCACCCCGGCACACGCTGATCCGGCCAAACTCACCATGGGCCAATGGCTGCGGACCGCCGGTCAAACCGAGCGCGCCATCGAGCTATTTTGGACGCCGGTCATTGTGAGTGCCCTGAGCGAAACCGTCGACCGCGCCGCCGTTCCGCCCGTGCGTAAAGTATTCGTTGATACCTTCCTGGCCGCGCGCGGCGCGTGTGAATTGCAAGTGCCTTCGATTCCGCTGGGCGAATTCTACGGCCAGCGACTGGAGCAATGGCTGCGGCAACACCAAATTGAGTTGCGGACAGAGTGCCCGGCAAAACAGCTGATCGGTAACGCCCAAGGCGTCTCGGAAGTAATCCTCGCCGACGGACAGCGTTTGCCCACAGAAATTGTCGTGTTGGCGGCGCCCTGGCGGCGCGTCGACGAATTGCTCAGCGATCCATTGCGCGCGGCGCTTCCACAACTACAACAACTGGCCCAGCTCGAATCGGCCCCCATTACCGCGGTTCATTTATGGTTCGATCGAGCGATCACCCATTTACCCCATGCCGTATTGCCCGGACGCCTTAGTCAATGGATTTTTAATCACGGCGTGCAGGCCGCTGCAGCTAGCTCAGCCACCCCGCCGGGTCATTATTACCAAATTGTCATCAGTGCCTCGCGGGAGTTGGCGGCACAATCGCGCGAGGCAATCATTGCCCAAGTGCAACAGGATTTGGTAAGCATTTGGCCGGCCGCCGCGAAAGCAAAGCGATTGCAAGCGCGGTTGATCACACAGCAGCATGCCGTGTTTGCGCCGCTGGTTGGCAGCGATCAATTAAGACCTCCCCAACAAACGCCGGTGCCGAATTTATTTTTAGCCGGCGATTGGACCGCCACCGACTGGCCCGCCACAATGGAAGGGGCCGTCCGCAGCGGGTACCTGGCCGCCGAAAGCGTTCTGGCCCGCTTGGGACAACACGAAAAAATTCTCGCCCCCGATTTACCCCGGCCGTGGCTGGCGCGCTGGCTGGTTGGAAGCTAA
- a CDS encoding phytoene/squalene synthase family protein, whose product MNSLSASYALCQRLARRSASNFYFSFLLLPREKRRAMCVLYAYLRHIDDLADDDRRDVAARQAALSELRAQLEQPGRDHSLHPMVPALLDTAAIYRIPKEYLTAAIDGVEMDLADSRYETFAELERYCYCVASVVGLACIHIWGFRGSEALEPARRCGVAFQLTNILRDLKEDAQRGRTYLPQEDLRRFGCTAEQLQRGEADARFLELMQFEISRAEQFYTSAAELEPWLQRDGRRVFRAMTVTYHAVLMKIKRAPDAVFRRRIRLSPWEKARIAAGALLARPRLPLAASKWEALSS is encoded by the coding sequence GTGAACTCCCTTTCCGCCAGCTATGCCCTCTGCCAGCGACTGGCCCGACGATCGGCCTCGAACTTTTACTTTTCGTTTTTGCTGTTGCCGCGCGAAAAGCGCCGGGCCATGTGCGTGCTGTATGCGTATTTGCGCCACATCGATGACCTGGCCGATGACGACCGCCGCGATGTTGCCGCTCGCCAGGCTGCACTTTCCGAATTGCGCGCTCAGCTTGAGCAACCGGGGCGCGATCATTCCCTCCATCCCATGGTGCCGGCATTGCTCGACACCGCCGCCATTTATCGCATCCCTAAAGAATACCTGACCGCGGCCATCGACGGGGTAGAAATGGATTTGGCCGACAGCCGCTACGAAACTTTCGCCGAGCTGGAACGATATTGCTACTGTGTGGCGTCGGTCGTCGGCTTGGCCTGCATTCACATTTGGGGCTTTCGCGGCTCGGAAGCCTTGGAGCCGGCGCGCCGCTGCGGCGTGGCGTTCCAACTCACCAATATTCTGCGCGACCTCAAGGAAGACGCCCAGCGCGGCCGCACTTATTTGCCGCAAGAAGATTTGCGCCGCTTCGGTTGCACCGCGGAGCAATTGCAGCGCGGCGAAGCCGATGCACGCTTTCTCGAACTCATGCAGTTTGAAATCAGCCGGGCCGAACAGTTCTATACCTCCGCCGCCGAGCTGGAGCCTTGGTTGCAACGAGACGGTCGGCGTGTATTTCGCGCCATGACGGTCACCTACCATGCGGTGTTGATGAAAATCAAACGTGCTCCGGACGCCGTGTTTCGCCGCCGTATTCGATTGAGCCCCTGGGAGAAAGCGCGCATCGCAGCCGGCGCACTGTTGGCGCGACCTCGGCTGCCGCTCGCCGCTTCGAAATGGGAAGCCCTATCGTCATGA
- the hpnC gene encoding squalene synthase HpnC yields MPQTSLPNELALYGPTSAARRIPALAEAQAYCRRLARKHYENFTVASWLLPAVLRQHFCNIYAYCRWSDDLADEAGNRAYSLELLEWWQSQLDDCYRGVASHPVFVALVDTIRQFQIPSEPFSNLLVAFRQDQTCARYETFDDLLGYCRNSANPVGRLVLYLGRCHDEQRGLLADSICTGLQLANFWQDVARDYSIGRIYLPQESCRQAGYTPEMFARGEFNPPFRELLRGEVARAEGFFDAGEPLVSLTPPGLRIDIQLFIDGGRAILQAIRKLDYDVWQRRPVVGKWRKLALLFHAWRQQRRATFPSSLEARP; encoded by the coding sequence ATGCCTCAAACTTCGCTGCCCAACGAACTTGCGCTGTACGGTCCCACGTCCGCTGCGCGCCGCATTCCTGCGCTTGCGGAAGCGCAAGCCTACTGCCGCCGCTTGGCTCGCAAGCATTACGAAAACTTCACCGTGGCCAGTTGGCTGTTGCCGGCGGTGTTGCGGCAGCACTTCTGCAATATTTATGCTTACTGCCGCTGGTCGGACGATTTAGCCGACGAAGCCGGCAACCGCGCGTACAGCTTGGAACTGCTGGAGTGGTGGCAGTCGCAGCTTGACGATTGCTACCGCGGCGTGGCCAGCCATCCGGTGTTTGTGGCGCTGGTCGACACCATCCGCCAGTTTCAAATTCCCAGCGAACCGTTCAGCAATTTGCTCGTGGCCTTTCGCCAAGATCAAACCTGCGCCCGATACGAAACGTTTGACGATTTGCTCGGTTATTGCCGCAACTCCGCCAATCCGGTTGGCCGGCTGGTGCTGTATTTAGGCCGCTGCCACGACGAGCAGCGCGGCCTGCTGGCCGATAGTATTTGCACCGGCTTGCAATTGGCCAATTTTTGGCAAGATGTGGCTCGCGATTATTCCATCGGCCGCATTTATTTGCCGCAAGAAAGTTGCCGCCAGGCCGGTTACACGCCGGAAATGTTTGCCCGCGGCGAATTCAATCCGCCGTTTCGCGAATTGCTCCGCGGCGAAGTGGCTCGGGCCGAAGGATTTTTCGACGCGGGGGAGCCACTGGTAAGTTTGACGCCGCCCGGGCTACGAATTGACATCCAATTGTTCATCGACGGCGGCCGCGCTATTTTGCAAGCAATCCGCAAGCTCGATTACGACGTCTGGCAACGGCGGCCGGTCGTAGGCAAATGGAGGAAACTCGCGCTGCTTTTTCATGCCTGGCGGCAGCAGCGGCGAGCTACATTTCCCTCCTCGCTGGAGGCGCGGCCGTGA
- the ispH gene encoding 4-hydroxy-3-methylbut-2-enyl diphosphate reductase produces MKIILASPRGFCAGVNMAIDTLEQSLNLFGPPVYVYHEIVHNKHVVDRFRAEGAVFVDDLHAVPEGANLLFSAHGVSPEVRRVAQERRLNTIDATCPLVTKVHLEAVRYAKLGYQIILVGHAGHDEVIGTMGEAPDSFYLVGSEAEVDQLEVPSRAKLAYLTQTTLSVDDANRIIKRLKEKFPSIIGPPKEDICYATQNRQEAVRQISSEATLVLVVGSQNSSNSLRLAELASETGAPAYLIDGPPDIDLAWFQPTDVVLLTAGASAPESVVQQCIELLKRHFGATVEQRTLREEQVFFALPKELRVLTSQ; encoded by the coding sequence ATGAAAATCATTCTGGCCAGTCCGCGCGGGTTTTGTGCCGGCGTAAACATGGCGATCGACACGTTGGAACAATCGCTGAATCTCTTCGGTCCGCCGGTGTACGTTTATCACGAGATTGTTCACAACAAGCACGTTGTCGATCGGTTTCGTGCCGAGGGGGCCGTGTTTGTTGACGATTTGCACGCGGTGCCCGAGGGGGCGAATTTGCTGTTTTCGGCCCACGGGGTATCTCCGGAAGTGCGGCGTGTGGCCCAAGAGCGGCGGCTGAACACGATCGACGCCACTTGTCCGCTGGTGACCAAAGTGCATTTGGAAGCGGTGCGCTATGCCAAGCTGGGATACCAAATTATTCTGGTGGGGCACGCAGGCCACGATGAAGTAATTGGCACCATGGGGGAAGCGCCCGATTCGTTTTATTTGGTCGGCAGCGAGGCGGAAGTCGACCAGTTGGAAGTTCCCTCTCGAGCGAAGCTGGCGTATCTGACGCAGACGACGCTTTCGGTCGACGATGCCAACCGCATTATCAAGCGATTGAAGGAAAAATTTCCCAGCATCATTGGCCCGCCGAAGGAAGATATTTGCTACGCCACGCAAAATCGGCAGGAAGCGGTGCGGCAAATCTCCTCGGAGGCGACCTTAGTGCTGGTCGTGGGGAGCCAAAATAGTTCCAACAGTCTGCGGTTGGCGGAGCTGGCTTCCGAGACCGGCGCGCCTGCGTATTTGATTGACGGGCCGCCGGATATCGACCTGGCCTGGTTCCAGCCGACCGACGTTGTGTTGTTGACCGCCGGCGCCAGCGCCCCGGAAAGTGTGGTGCAACAATGCATCGAGCTGCTGAAGCGGCACTTCGGCGCGACGGTCGAGCAGCGCACTTTGCGCGAAGAGCAAGTGTTTTTTGCGCTCCCCAAGGAATTGCGAGTGCTGACCAGCCAGTGA
- a CDS encoding CBS domain-containing protein, producing the protein MSLAQILQDKGSQVFSISPQATLEDVVQTLVKNNCGSLVVCEENDCTHMLGIITERDILKACAARKVPLERYRVSDVMTSDLATCSPNDSVQDAMGMMTDRRIRHLPVINDDGTLVGIVSIGDLVKYQHNQLTMENHYLKSYIQG; encoded by the coding sequence ATGTCGCTTGCGCAAATTCTACAAGACAAAGGCTCGCAGGTATTCAGCATTTCGCCGCAGGCCACGCTGGAAGATGTCGTGCAAACGCTGGTAAAGAACAATTGCGGCTCACTGGTGGTGTGTGAAGAAAACGATTGCACCCACATGCTCGGAATTATCACAGAGCGCGATATTCTCAAAGCCTGTGCCGCGCGCAAAGTTCCCCTGGAACGCTACCGTGTTTCCGACGTCATGACTTCCGATTTAGCCACGTGCTCCCCCAACGACAGCGTGCAAGACGCCATGGGCATGATGACCGATCGGCGCATTCGCCACTTGCCGGTCATCAACGATGACGGCACACTCGTGGGCATTGTTTCCATCGGCGACCTGGTGAAGTACCAGCACAATCAACTGACGATGGAAAACCATTACCTGAAGAGTTACATCCAAGGGTAA
- a CDS encoding TerC family protein, which yields MYSLLPISAGQLFAEQAPPSGIQAQWWHWAAFGVFVAVMLALDLGVFHRHSREPSLSESAFWTVIWTALALAFNGLVWNWGGSTAAIQFLTGYLVEWSLSMDNVFVFAVIFTFFKVPLQYQYRVLFWGILGAIFMRLAFVLVGATLLTYFEWMLVVFGVLLVYTGARLAFKNEEAHPENNWLMRLARRYLPVAAGSHGKHFFVQENGRRCITPLFLVLLVVESTDVLFAIDSVPAIFGVTRDPFIVFTSNIFAILGLRALYFLLAGVMGLFRYLHYGLAAVLIFVGCKMIAEYFFELHLFKDYPWVSLVIIVALLGIAILASLAAGPPETENDQ from the coding sequence ATGTACAGTTTGCTCCCTATTTCGGCCGGCCAACTATTCGCGGAGCAAGCACCGCCGTCGGGCATACAGGCCCAGTGGTGGCACTGGGCTGCGTTTGGCGTATTTGTGGCCGTGATGTTGGCGCTCGATTTGGGAGTGTTTCATCGCCACTCTCGGGAACCTTCGCTCTCAGAAAGCGCCTTTTGGACCGTTATTTGGACAGCGCTAGCACTGGCATTCAACGGTTTGGTGTGGAATTGGGGAGGCTCGACCGCAGCCATTCAGTTTCTCACGGGTTATCTCGTCGAATGGTCGCTGTCGATGGACAACGTCTTTGTGTTTGCGGTCATTTTCACGTTTTTTAAAGTGCCGCTGCAGTATCAATACCGCGTGCTATTTTGGGGAATTCTGGGCGCGATTTTCATGCGTCTGGCGTTCGTCCTGGTCGGCGCCACTTTACTTACCTACTTCGAGTGGATGCTGGTTGTATTTGGTGTGCTGCTGGTATATACGGGCGCGCGACTGGCCTTCAAAAATGAGGAGGCTCATCCAGAAAATAATTGGCTAATGCGGCTGGCCCGGCGGTATTTGCCCGTCGCTGCCGGTTCGCACGGCAAGCATTTTTTCGTGCAAGAAAATGGACGCCGTTGCATCACCCCGTTGTTTTTGGTGCTGCTGGTGGTGGAAAGCACCGATGTGTTATTCGCCATCGACAGCGTGCCGGCCATCTTCGGCGTAACGCGCGATCCGTTTATCGTGTTCACCTCCAACATTTTTGCCATCCTGGGACTGCGAGCGCTGTACTTTTTGCTGGCTGGCGTAATGGGTTTGTTCCGGTACCTCCATTACGGGCTGGCCGCCGTGCTAATTTTTGTAGGCTGTAAGATGATTGCCGAGTATTTCTTTGAACTACACTTGTTCAAAGATTATCCTTGGGTTTCGTTGGTCATTATCGTGGCACTATTGGGAATCGCAATTTTGGCCTCCCTAGCCGCCGGACCGCCGGAAACAGAAAATGACCAATAA
- a CDS encoding 2-isopropylmalate synthase has translation MSQSTTTVSGSKPLSTESAAKPAATIGIGSVPPRPIRIFDTTLRDGEQSPGASMNIHEKMEIAQALVDLGVDIIEAGFPIASPGDFEAVRQIAENIRGATICGLARCNDADIDRAWEALKGAPDARIHVFLATSAIHREFKLKMDKDEIIRRAVAGVKRAASYCDNVEFSPEDAARTEVDFLCQVVEAAITAGATTVNIPDTVGYATPAHYGQVIRTLKERVPNIDKAVISVHCHNDLGLAVANSLAGVENGAGQVECTINGIGERAGNCSLEEIVMALRTRADYYHAGTRIQTQRLVPTSRLVSNITGIQVQRNKAIVGRNAFAHEAGIHQDGMLKEPRTYEIMRPEDVGLSKTDLVLGKHSGRAALADRTRALGFHLTGEQLQTVFDEFKQLADKKKEIYDGDIAALCEQQILDVPETWTLVSYKISCGTVGKPAVQLVLKRGDQQFTEEMTAGDGPVDAIFLAIEKITGLVLNCRDFRVHSVTVGKDAQGEVNVEIEHNGQVYRGRGVSTDSVEASALAFLNAVNRVAATPGGRLHPQHSGM, from the coding sequence ATGTCTCAATCCACCACGACCGTTTCAGGATCAAAACCACTGTCTACAGAATCGGCGGCCAAACCCGCCGCCACCATAGGAATCGGCTCGGTGCCACCCCGGCCCATTCGCATTTTCGATACCACGCTGCGCGATGGCGAGCAATCGCCCGGCGCCAGCATGAACATTCACGAAAAGATGGAAATTGCCCAGGCCCTGGTTGACTTGGGCGTGGACATTATCGAAGCGGGCTTTCCCATCGCTTCGCCCGGCGATTTCGAAGCCGTGCGGCAAATCGCCGAGAACATTCGCGGAGCCACCATTTGCGGCCTGGCCCGGTGCAACGATGCCGACATTGATCGGGCTTGGGAAGCACTGAAAGGCGCGCCCGATGCCCGCATTCACGTGTTTCTGGCCACCAGTGCCATTCATCGCGAATTCAAATTGAAGATGGACAAGGACGAAATCATTCGCCGCGCCGTCGCCGGAGTAAAGCGGGCCGCAAGTTATTGCGACAATGTGGAGTTTTCGCCGGAAGATGCAGCGCGGACCGAGGTTGATTTTCTGTGCCAAGTGGTCGAAGCGGCGATTACCGCCGGCGCCACTACGGTGAACATTCCCGACACGGTAGGTTACGCCACTCCGGCGCATTACGGACAGGTTATCCGTACGCTGAAAGAGCGTGTGCCGAACATCGACAAGGCAGTCATCAGCGTGCATTGCCACAACGACCTGGGGCTGGCTGTGGCAAACAGTCTGGCCGGTGTGGAAAACGGCGCCGGCCAAGTGGAGTGCACCATCAATGGCATTGGCGAGCGGGCCGGCAACTGCTCGCTGGAAGAAATTGTGATGGCTCTGCGGACGCGGGCAGATTATTACCACGCCGGCACACGCATTCAAACGCAGCGGTTGGTTCCGACCAGCCGGCTGGTTTCCAACATCACCGGCATTCAGGTGCAGCGGAACAAGGCCATCGTGGGGCGCAACGCCTTTGCCCACGAGGCGGGCATCCATCAGGACGGCATGCTCAAAGAGCCGCGCACCTATGAAATTATGCGGCCAGAGGACGTGGGCCTTTCGAAGACCGATCTGGTGCTGGGCAAGCATAGCGGCCGGGCAGCTCTGGCCGATCGGACCCGGGCGCTCGGTTTTCACCTGACCGGCGAGCAACTGCAAACGGTGTTCGACGAGTTCAAGCAACTGGCCGACAAGAAAAAGGAAATTTACGACGGCGATATTGCCGCTTTGTGCGAGCAGCAAATTCTGGATGTGCCGGAAACGTGGACGCTGGTATCGTACAAAATAAGCTGTGGAACCGTGGGCAAGCCGGCCGTGCAGTTGGTGCTAAAGCGCGGCGATCAGCAATTCACGGAAGAAATGACTGCCGGCGATGGCCCGGTAGATGCCATTTTCCTGGCGATTGAAAAAATCACCGGGCTGGTTTTGAACTGCCGCGATTTCCGTGTGCATTCCGTGACCGTGGGCAAAGATGCCCAAGGAGAAGTGAATGTCGAAATTGAACACAACGGCCAGGTATACCGGGGCCGCGGCGTTTCGACCGACAGTGTGGAAGCCAGCGCATTGGCATTTTTGAATGCCGTGAACCGCGTGGCCGCCACTCCCGGCGGCCGCCTCCATCCGCAACACAGCGGGATGTGA